A genome region from Gopherus evgoodei ecotype Sinaloan lineage unplaced genomic scaffold, rGopEvg1_v1.p scaffold_35_arrow_ctg1, whole genome shotgun sequence includes the following:
- the LOC115641648 gene encoding E3 ubiquitin-protein ligase TRIM7-like — protein sequence MCDRFFGTKKKVEVKLDPNTAFPTLLISQDQKSMRLGDRPQYLPSNSERFDFRPCVLGAPGITRGQLDWVVDVGAGKGWIVGAARESVERKGNLYITAERGFWGLEFNNGEYQALSTPKTTLFLRASLRRIKVHLDYLLGQLSFYNNDTMEHIFTFNYPFSEKMFPFFLTWDTDVPLQLCLCD from the exons ATGTGCGATCGATTTTTCGGAACCAAGAAGAAAG TGGAGGTGAAGCTGGATCCCAACACCGCGTTCCCCACTCTGCTGATCTCCCAAGACCAGAAAAGCATGAGGCTCGGTGACCGCCCCCAGTACCTTCCCAGCAACTCCGAGCGTTTTGATTTCCGGCCCTGCGTGCTGGGTGCCCCAGGCATCACTAGGGGGCAGCTGGACTGGGTAGTGGATGTGGGTGCCGGGAAAGGCTGGATCGTCGGCGCCGCCCGGGAGTCGGTGGAGAGAAAGGGGAATCTCTACATAACGGCTGAGCGGGGGTTCTGGGGGCTGGAGTTTAACAATGGGGAGTACCAGGCGCTCAGCACCCCTAAGACGACGCTTTTCTTACGGGCGTCTCTGCGCAGGATCAAGGTGCATCTAGACTACCTCCTTGGACAACTCTCCTTCTACAACAACGACACCATGGAGCACATCTTCACTTTCAACTACCCCTTCTCCGAGAAGATGTTCCCCTTCTTCTTGACCTGGGACACGGACGTCCCACTCCAACTCTGCCTATGTGACTGA
- the LOC115641526 gene encoding olfactory receptor 13H1-like, translating into MEGDNDSVVTEFILAGISGGPHVKFTLFGFLFAIYLLTLVGNTLLILLTRVDLRLHTPMYFFLSNLSFLDICYITSNAPQLMVHCLSKRPSISLGRCLAQMYISRFLGITECLLLAVMAYDRWVAICKPLRYSLVMSNRVCLQLAAMSWRGSFLLCLSDFLAKQPRFCGSNIINHFACELQSMLKLACSDTRSNQIVMISTSVLVLLVPFSFILVAYVHIIVAVLRIHSTQGRTKAFSTCASHITVVALFYGAATFVYLRPQSKSSADQDKYISLLYGAVTPVLNPLIYSLRNKDVKEALRKLAGEKMNC; encoded by the coding sequence ATGGAAGGAGACAATGACTCTGTGGTGACTGAATTCATCCTGGCAGGAATTTCTGGTGGCCCTCATGTGAAGTTCACCCTCTTTGGCTTCCTTTTTGCAATCTACCTACTGACCCTGGTCGGAAACACTCTCCTGATCCTGCTCACCAGAGTGGACCTCCgactccacacccccatgtactttttcctcagTAACTTGTCCTTCTTAGATATCTGCTATAtcaccagcaatgcccctcagttGATGGTCCATTGCCTCTCCAAGAGACCCTCCATCTCCCTGGGCAGGTGCTTGGCTCAGATGTACATCTCACGCTTCTTGGGGATAACTGAGTGCCTTCTGCTGGCTGTGATGGCTTATGACCGCTGGGTGGCCATCTGCAAACCACTGCGCTATTCCCTTGTCATGAGCAACAGGGTCTGCCTCCAACTGGCAGCCATGTCATGGAGGGGCAGTTTCCTCCTGTGCCTGTCTGATTTCCTGGCCAAGCAACCTCGTTTTTGCGGGTCCAACATCATCAACCACTTTGCTTGTGAGCTCCAGTCCATGCTGAAGTTGGCCTGTTCGGACACCCGCAGCAACCAAATCGTGATGATCAGCACCAGCGTCCTGGTCCTGCTGGTGCCCTTTTCCTTCATCCTCGTGGCCTATGTCCACATCATTGTGGCTGTGCTGAGGATCCACTCCACCCAGGGCAGGACCAAGGCCTTCTCCACTTGTGCCTCCCACATCACCGTGGTGGCCTTGTTTTACGGGGCAGCCACCTTTGTGTATCTGAGGCCTCAGTCCAAATCTTCCGCGGATCAGGACAAGTACATTTCCCTCTTGTACGGAGCAGTCACTCCGGTTCTAAACCCtctgatctacagcctgagaaacaaggatgtgaaggaggccctgaggaagTTGGCAGGAGAGAAAATGAATTGCTGA